The following are from one region of the Salvia splendens isolate huo1 chromosome 2, SspV2, whole genome shotgun sequence genome:
- the LOC121768662 gene encoding uncharacterized protein LOC121768662 isoform X1, whose amino-acid sequence MFQKLHMASKGGKQIKKSGRLQEKRNMSAQRFTSSEGIITKTTMSRNKEAVNMVTYSNRIHRSVPPLPNEDISVDIEEEEEDGSASGHETIGKESRGPTYMSDIRGRPLNLPLISVEYNEFGQPIGGEKSKLCHFLGSIARNGRYCPLYVNNWRAMPKGKKDDMLEFVKARFTIPIIAEKWVVASIGVKWRSWKHYLKTRYWADVPIEHLIHEKDDRVLEDQWINCLTYWRMENAKNISKRNQKARAKKLMNQRTGKTSFAQVKENLTKEHGRCPTRVQLFSSCFVPSSGNASEDVSTKIQWSNVVANFPKVSKIKLLQMTYLPKSWKRTNQVT is encoded by the exons ATGTTTCAAAAG TTACATATGGCTTCTAAAGGAGGGAAGCAGATTAAAAAAAGTGGTCGTTTACAGGAGAAAAGGAATATGTCAGCTCAAAGGTTTACTTCTAGTgaag GTATTATAACTAAGACAACAATGAGCAGAAATAAAGAAGCTGTGAATATGGTCACATATTCGAACCGTATCCATAGGAGTGTGCCACCATTGCCAAATGAGGACATAAGTGTTGACatcgaagaagaagaggaggatg GTAGTGCATCGGGACATGAAACTATTGGAAAGGAAAGCAGAGGGCCTACCTATATGTCAGATATTAGGGGCCGCCCTCTAAACCTACCACTCATTTCTGTAGAGTATAATGAGTTTGGTCAGCCTATAGGTGGTGAAAAGAGCAAGCTTTGCCATTTCTTAGGTTCAATTGCAAGAAATGGTAGATATTGTCCATTATATGTTAATAATTGGCGTGCCATGCCGAAGGGGAAAAAAGATGACATGCTCGAATTCGTAAAG GCACGATTCACTATCCCTATCATTGCTGAGAAATGGGTTGTGGCCTCCATCGGAGTTAAATGGAGAAGTTGGAAGCATTATTTGAAAACAAGGTATTGGGCTGACGTACCTATCGAGCATTTAATACATGAAAAGGATGACAGAGTTTTGGAAGATCAATGGATCAATTGTCTTACTTACTGGAGAATGGAAAATGCAAAG AATATAAGTAAGAGAAACCAAAAAGCTCGAGCAAAGAAGTTAATGAATCAAAGAACAGGAAAGACGTCATTTGCACAAGTTAAAGAAAATTTG ACAAAGGAACACGGACGATGCCCAACCCGTGTTCAACTTTTTAGTTCTTGTTTTGTTCCTTCGAGTGGAAACGCGAGTGAAGACGTATCAACTAAAATT CAATGGTCGAACGTAGTAGCCAACTTCCCGAAGGTGTCGAAGATCAAATTGCTCCAAATGACATATCTGCCCAAATCATGGAAAAGGACAAACCAGGTCACGTAA
- the LOC121768662 gene encoding uncharacterized protein LOC121768662 isoform X2: protein MASKGGKQIKKSGRLQEKRNMSAQRFTSSEGIITKTTMSRNKEAVNMVTYSNRIHRSVPPLPNEDISVDIEEEEEDGSASGHETIGKESRGPTYMSDIRGRPLNLPLISVEYNEFGQPIGGEKSKLCHFLGSIARNGRYCPLYVNNWRAMPKGKKDDMLEFVKARFTIPIIAEKWVVASIGVKWRSWKHYLKTRYWADVPIEHLIHEKDDRVLEDQWINCLTYWRMENAKNISKRNQKARAKKLMNQRTGKTSFAQVKENLTKEHGRCPTRVQLFSSCFVPSSGNASEDVSTKIQWSNVVANFPKVSKIKLLQMTYLPKSWKRTNQVT, encoded by the exons ATGGCTTCTAAAGGAGGGAAGCAGATTAAAAAAAGTGGTCGTTTACAGGAGAAAAGGAATATGTCAGCTCAAAGGTTTACTTCTAGTgaag GTATTATAACTAAGACAACAATGAGCAGAAATAAAGAAGCTGTGAATATGGTCACATATTCGAACCGTATCCATAGGAGTGTGCCACCATTGCCAAATGAGGACATAAGTGTTGACatcgaagaagaagaggaggatg GTAGTGCATCGGGACATGAAACTATTGGAAAGGAAAGCAGAGGGCCTACCTATATGTCAGATATTAGGGGCCGCCCTCTAAACCTACCACTCATTTCTGTAGAGTATAATGAGTTTGGTCAGCCTATAGGTGGTGAAAAGAGCAAGCTTTGCCATTTCTTAGGTTCAATTGCAAGAAATGGTAGATATTGTCCATTATATGTTAATAATTGGCGTGCCATGCCGAAGGGGAAAAAAGATGACATGCTCGAATTCGTAAAG GCACGATTCACTATCCCTATCATTGCTGAGAAATGGGTTGTGGCCTCCATCGGAGTTAAATGGAGAAGTTGGAAGCATTATTTGAAAACAAGGTATTGGGCTGACGTACCTATCGAGCATTTAATACATGAAAAGGATGACAGAGTTTTGGAAGATCAATGGATCAATTGTCTTACTTACTGGAGAATGGAAAATGCAAAG AATATAAGTAAGAGAAACCAAAAAGCTCGAGCAAAGAAGTTAATGAATCAAAGAACAGGAAAGACGTCATTTGCACAAGTTAAAGAAAATTTG ACAAAGGAACACGGACGATGCCCAACCCGTGTTCAACTTTTTAGTTCTTGTTTTGTTCCTTCGAGTGGAAACGCGAGTGAAGACGTATCAACTAAAATT CAATGGTCGAACGTAGTAGCCAACTTCCCGAAGGTGTCGAAGATCAAATTGCTCCAAATGACATATCTGCCCAAATCATGGAAAAGGACAAACCAGGTCACGTAA